Proteins from one Niallia circulans genomic window:
- a CDS encoding Fur family transcriptional regulator, which translates to MLSIENAVQSLKEKNIRLTPQRHELINILSKGNKHWTVEELYQLLNESMPSVSITTVYNNINLFCELGLVKEIQFGESLSKYEWKKEDHYHIVCSECGEMVDVWYPALKEVEVFAQSISKFNISSHNLQFYGTCSNCEQK; encoded by the coding sequence ATGTTAAGTATTGAAAATGCAGTGCAGTCATTAAAAGAGAAAAATATCCGCTTAACACCTCAAAGGCACGAACTAATAAATATTCTGTCAAAAGGAAACAAGCATTGGACAGTTGAGGAGTTATACCAACTGCTGAATGAGTCCATGCCATCTGTAAGTATCACAACAGTTTATAATAATATCAATTTATTTTGTGAATTAGGGTTAGTGAAAGAAATTCAGTTTGGTGAATCTTTAAGCAAGTATGAATGGAAAAAGGAAGATCACTATCATATCGTCTGCAGTGAATGCGGTGAAATGGTAGATGTTTGGTATCCAGCACTAAAGGAGGTTGAAGTATTTGCCCAATCCATCTCAAAATTCAACATTAGTTCCCATAACCTCCAGTTCTACGGAACATGCAGCAATTGTGAACAAAAATAA
- the opp4A gene encoding oligopeptide ABC transporter substrate-binding protein: MKKNWIVLTAFMLILSAFLAACSGDGEKTSTNEGNATGEPQDGGTLVYSLDSAPEGLFNWSFYANATDAEVMEFFDESLIDYDENLKPQPNIASWKTEDNKVYTFTFKEGVKWHNGEELTVNDWVFALETLADKDYDGPRYTNVQTIEGAPAYHDGSADSISGIKIIDDYNIEITFDKARVNNLENVWTYAMPAKEFEGIAVKDMASSEQVRTKPVGLGPFKVKNIVPGESVEFERFDDYFNGKPHLDGVVLKVIDPSLTIGELQNNTLDMTAFHPSIKADIEALDNVKIEQYPGLSYYYIGFRLGTWDGSKNVMNEPKYQDLKLRQAMYYAMNRDEWNEAFFYGVGKTVNTPVPSNHWISADNSELEQFKYDPEKAKSLLDEAGYKDIDGDGFREDPNGDPFTVKFSHYATNNPTFETRAQAIVQYWEEVGLKTELSMTDVNLYYDQIEKADKSIEVFFGGWSTGTDPDPSGLWRSDALWNYSRWVSEKSDKLLDDALDVSIVGTDQEKRKELYVEWQKQFMEELPALPVAELDEVMALNKRVQGVTFDVSGKNRPNEWWIQQ, from the coding sequence ATGAAAAAGAATTGGATTGTCTTAACTGCTTTCATGTTAATTTTGTCTGCTTTTCTGGCAGCTTGCAGTGGTGATGGAGAAAAGACCTCTACAAATGAAGGGAATGCAACAGGCGAACCACAGGATGGTGGAACTCTTGTTTATTCACTTGATTCTGCTCCAGAGGGTTTGTTTAACTGGTCATTTTACGCTAATGCAACAGATGCTGAAGTAATGGAGTTTTTTGATGAAAGCTTAATAGATTATGATGAAAACCTTAAGCCACAGCCAAATATTGCATCTTGGAAAACAGAGGATAACAAGGTGTATACATTTACCTTTAAAGAAGGCGTTAAATGGCATAACGGGGAAGAGCTTACTGTTAATGACTGGGTTTTTGCGTTAGAAACACTTGCAGACAAAGACTATGATGGACCACGATACACAAATGTCCAAACAATTGAGGGAGCTCCTGCATATCATGACGGCTCTGCCGACAGCATTTCAGGAATTAAAATAATTGATGATTACAACATTGAAATTACATTTGACAAAGCAAGAGTTAACAACTTGGAAAACGTATGGACATATGCAATGCCTGCAAAGGAATTTGAAGGAATTGCTGTTAAAGACATGGCGAGTTCAGAGCAAGTAAGAACAAAACCTGTTGGATTAGGGCCATTCAAAGTTAAAAATATTGTTCCAGGCGAATCGGTCGAATTTGAAAGATTTGATGACTATTTCAATGGCAAGCCTCACTTAGATGGAGTGGTTCTTAAAGTAATCGATCCTTCTTTAACAATTGGTGAATTGCAAAATAATACATTAGATATGACTGCATTCCATCCTAGCATTAAGGCAGATATCGAGGCATTGGATAACGTGAAAATCGAACAATATCCTGGTTTGTCTTATTACTATATTGGCTTTAGATTAGGAACTTGGGATGGAAGCAAAAACGTTATGAATGAACCTAAATATCAGGATCTAAAACTGCGTCAAGCTATGTATTATGCAATGAATAGAGATGAATGGAATGAAGCCTTCTTTTATGGTGTAGGTAAGACTGTTAATACACCAGTACCATCTAATCACTGGATTTCAGCTGACAACAGTGAATTAGAACAATTTAAGTATGATCCAGAAAAGGCAAAGTCCTTGCTTGATGAAGCTGGATATAAAGATATAGATGGCGATGGTTTCAGAGAAGATCCAAATGGAGATCCTTTTACAGTTAAATTCTCGCATTACGCAACAAATAACCCGACATTCGAAACTCGTGCACAAGCGATTGTTCAATATTGGGAAGAGGTCGGTTTAAAAACTGAACTTAGCATGACAGATGTTAATCTTTATTATGATCAAATTGAAAAAGCTGATAAGTCCATTGAAGTCTTCTTTGGCGGCTGGTCTACTGGGACAGATCCAGATCCATCTGGCTTGTGGAGATCTGATGCTCTATGGAATTACTCAAGATGGGTAAGTGAGAAGAGCGATAAATTATTGGATGACGCTTTAGATGTTAGCATTGTCGGTACTGATCAAGAAAAACGTAAAGAGCTGTATGTAGAATGGCAGAAACAATTTATGGAGGAATTGCCTGCACTTCCTGTAGCTGAACTTGATGAAGTGATGGCTCTTAATAAACGTGTTCAAGGTGTGACATTTGATGTTTCAGGAAAAAACAGACCAAACGAATGGTGGATTCAGCAATAA
- a CDS encoding DUF2268 domain-containing putative Zn-dependent protease (predicted Zn-dependent protease with a strongly conserved HExxH motif) — protein sequence MKEDVWAKCDKFFKKYKKLWNGPDIPIYIFPFNQSNRGNDNKSGLSFTDMLFLFIGDIEDEKELEALFIHEYHHVCRIHYQKKAIDDYSLLDSIIIEGLAEHSVKMHCGEKYNADWCHKYKEEELEEYWSKYLKDNLDVNKSNYVHDALLFGLGKYPDMLGYCYGFYLITKFKKQKSFSEKAYFNLESEKFLV from the coding sequence GTGAAAGAGGATGTATGGGCAAAGTGTGATAAATTTTTTAAGAAATACAAAAAGCTATGGAATGGTCCTGATATCCCGATTTATATTTTTCCTTTTAATCAGTCTAACAGGGGTAATGATAACAAATCAGGCTTGTCATTTACTGATATGCTGTTTCTTTTTATTGGAGATATCGAGGACGAAAAAGAATTGGAAGCATTGTTCATTCATGAATATCATCATGTATGCCGAATACATTATCAAAAGAAGGCTATTGACGATTATAGTCTGTTAGACTCCATTATTATCGAAGGGCTTGCAGAGCATTCCGTAAAAATGCACTGTGGAGAGAAATACAATGCTGACTGGTGTCATAAATATAAAGAAGAAGAGCTGGAAGAGTACTGGAGCAAATATTTGAAAGATAACCTCGACGTTAATAAAAGCAATTATGTGCACGATGCCTTGTTATTTGGCTTGGGAAAATATCCAGACATGCTAGGATATTGTTATGGATTTTACCTGATTACAAAATTTAAAAAACAAAAAAGCTTTTCTGAAAAAGCATATTTTAATTTGGAAAGTGAAAAGTTTTTAGTGTGA
- a CDS encoding BMP family ABC transporter substrate-binding protein: MNKLKLMLSFLIVLSILASCGQADKKGQLKSVGLLVSGTVTDQVWGTKGYKGLLNIQSKYNVDVYYKEYVDSLAQTERAIEEFKHKGVNLIFGHGSEYAAFFDTLSKKYPDIHFISFNSSANNENTTSASFDGYTMGFFGGMVAGHMTKTNTISVIAAFDTQPEVQGFKDGAMYENENVKVIADFVQGWDNREKALKLLNTAIANKADIIYPAGDEFNVDIIEQVKAKGLYAIGYVSDQSDLGKMTVLTSTVQDVSEMFDILAGEFIEGKLQSGNISYGMKESVITLGKFSPSIDTAFVEKINQEIEQYKQTGKLPNKQ; the protein is encoded by the coding sequence ATGAATAAATTGAAGTTAATGCTCTCCTTTCTCATTGTGCTGAGCATTCTTGCCTCCTGCGGACAAGCAGACAAAAAGGGGCAATTGAAAAGTGTCGGTTTGCTTGTGAGTGGTACTGTTACCGACCAAGTTTGGGGCACAAAAGGGTATAAAGGTCTATTAAACATCCAATCCAAGTATAATGTTGATGTATATTATAAAGAATACGTCGACTCTCTCGCGCAAACAGAAAGGGCGATTGAAGAATTTAAACATAAGGGAGTAAATCTAATTTTTGGACATGGCAGTGAGTATGCGGCGTTTTTTGATACATTGTCCAAAAAGTATCCTGATATTCATTTCATCAGTTTTAATAGCAGTGCTAACAATGAAAACACGACAAGTGCCTCCTTCGATGGTTATACAATGGGCTTTTTTGGTGGAATGGTTGCAGGCCATATGACTAAGACTAATACAATTTCGGTTATTGCGGCCTTTGATACACAGCCTGAAGTACAAGGATTCAAGGATGGCGCTATGTATGAAAACGAAAATGTTAAGGTTATTGCGGATTTTGTCCAAGGGTGGGATAATCGCGAGAAGGCACTCAAGCTGCTAAATACGGCAATAGCAAATAAAGCTGATATTATTTATCCTGCGGGCGATGAGTTTAATGTTGATATTATTGAGCAAGTGAAGGCAAAAGGACTCTATGCAATTGGATATGTTTCAGATCAGTCCGATCTTGGCAAAATGACTGTTTTGACAAGCACAGTTCAGGATGTTTCAGAAATGTTTGACATTCTTGCCGGTGAGTTCATTGAAGGGAAACTGCAATCTGGCAATATCTCTTACGGAATGAAGGAAAGTGTTATCACATTAGGAAAATTCAGCCCTAGCATAGATACGGCATTTGTAGAGAAAATAAATCAAGAAATCGAGCAATATAAACAGACAGGAAAGCTCCCTAATAAGCAATGA
- a CDS encoding YjzD family protein, whose translation MRYIITIFWTFLLAQMLTYVISSMNGTTYSFSTGVVLAAVFSIVIFLLAAVLPNDASHEEGSH comes from the coding sequence ATGCGGTATATTATTACAATTTTTTGGACATTCCTTTTAGCGCAAATGCTTACATACGTTATTAGTTCTATGAACGGAACAACTTACAGCTTCTCAACAGGAGTTGTGTTAGCAGCTGTATTTTCTATCGTTATTTTCCTTTTGGCAGCTGTATTGCCAAACGACGCGAGTCATGAGGAAGGCTCTCACTAA
- the fabF gene encoding beta-ketoacyl-ACP synthase II, whose translation MSNRRVVVTGIGAVTPVGNDAEKTWENIVNGVSGVGPLTRINADEYPAKVAAEITDFNPEEFMDKKDARKMDRFTQYALAASLMAVKDADLQITDENSARIGVWIGSGIGGMETFENQYEIFQKRGYKRVSPFFVPMLIPDMATGQVSITLGARGVNSCTVTACATGTNSIGDAFKVIQRGDADAMISGGAEAPITKMSVAGFCANTALSTNPDPKTASRPFDANRDGFVIGEGAGIVVLEELEHALARGAKIYAEIVGYGSTGDAYHITSPAPGGEGGARAMKMAINDAGLNPEDVSYLNAHGTSTAYNDKFETMAIKEVFGDHAYKLPVSSTKSMTGHLLGAAGGVEAIFSVLSIKDSVIPPTINYETPDPDCDLDYVVNQHRKQEVNVAMSNSLGFGGHNATIIFKKYQ comes from the coding sequence ATGAGTAATAGAAGAGTAGTCGTTACAGGTATTGGTGCAGTAACACCGGTTGGTAATGATGCTGAAAAAACATGGGAAAATATCGTGAATGGAGTTTCTGGTGTTGGGCCGCTTACTAGAATTAATGCAGATGAATATCCTGCCAAAGTAGCAGCTGAAATTACTGATTTCAATCCAGAAGAATTCATGGATAAAAAAGACGCAAGAAAGATGGACCGCTTTACGCAATATGCTCTGGCAGCTTCGTTAATGGCTGTTAAAGATGCAGACCTGCAAATAACGGATGAAAACTCTGCACGAATTGGTGTTTGGATTGGTTCTGGAATCGGCGGAATGGAAACATTCGAAAACCAATATGAAATCTTTCAAAAGAGAGGCTATAAGCGCGTGAGTCCGTTCTTCGTGCCAATGCTTATTCCCGATATGGCAACAGGACAAGTTTCCATCACTCTTGGTGCAAGAGGGGTAAACTCTTGTACGGTAACAGCTTGTGCTACTGGTACAAACTCTATCGGAGATGCATTTAAAGTTATTCAGCGCGGTGATGCTGATGCGATGATTTCTGGAGGTGCTGAAGCGCCAATAACGAAAATGTCTGTTGCAGGGTTCTGTGCAAATACAGCACTTTCAACAAATCCAGATCCAAAAACAGCAAGCAGACCGTTTGATGCAAATCGTGACGGCTTTGTTATTGGTGAGGGTGCAGGTATTGTCGTATTGGAAGAACTAGAGCATGCACTTGCAAGAGGAGCAAAAATCTACGCAGAAATCGTCGGATACGGCTCAACAGGAGACGCATACCATATCACTTCACCAGCACCAGGCGGAGAAGGCGGCGCACGTGCGATGAAAATGGCAATTAATGATGCAGGCTTAAATCCTGAGGATGTTTCTTATCTTAATGCTCATGGAACAAGCACGGCTTATAATGACAAATTCGAAACAATGGCAATTAAAGAAGTTTTCGGTGACCATGCATATAAATTACCTGTCAGCTCAACAAAATCAATGACAGGACATCTACTGGGAGCTGCAGGCGGAGTAGAAGCGATTTTCAGTGTCCTGTCAATTAAAGACAGTGTCATTCCTCCAACAATCAATTACGAAACACCAGATCCAGATTGTGATTTGGACTATGTGGTTAATCAGCATAGAAAACAAGAAGTAAACGTAGCAATGAGTAATTCATTAGGCTTCGGTGGACATAATGCAACAATAATCTTCAAGAAATACCAGTAA
- the opp4B gene encoding oligopeptide ABC transporter permease: protein MLKYTLRRILGMIPMLLLTSVVVFSLAKLMPGDSLSGEIDPNNTDPQYIAEMREKLGYNDPEYVQYFRWVTDFMKGDFGTSTRYKIDVSDLITERLPNTIFLGITALIITYILAFTFGMISGRKPYTIRDNLIAGINYIGLAIPSFVAGVITIYLFAFKLNWFPSNGSVGIGLIKGSFEYYMSRLHHVFLPAIVLGALATASYTQFLRNDIIENSRKDFVRTARAKGTHESKIYNVHILRNSMIPLVTFLGFDIAALIGGAVITETIFTYPGIGQLMIQSVGTRDYPVLLTLLMLFSFLTLLGNLIADILYGIVDPRIRVS from the coding sequence ATGTTGAAATATACATTGCGAAGAATATTAGGCATGATACCAATGTTGCTCCTTACTTCTGTTGTGGTATTCTCCCTGGCGAAATTAATGCCAGGGGATTCCCTCAGTGGAGAGATTGATCCTAATAATACAGATCCTCAATATATAGCTGAAATGAGAGAAAAGCTTGGCTACAATGATCCTGAATATGTGCAATATTTTCGCTGGGTGACAGATTTTATGAAAGGCGATTTTGGTACATCAACCCGATATAAAATAGATGTATCAGATCTCATTACGGAACGGCTGCCAAATACAATCTTCCTTGGAATCACCGCTCTAATTATTACGTATATTCTTGCCTTTACTTTCGGGATGATTTCTGGAAGAAAACCTTATACAATTCGGGACAACCTGATTGCAGGTATAAACTATATTGGACTGGCAATTCCTTCGTTTGTAGCTGGAGTCATTACTATATACCTTTTTGCTTTTAAATTAAATTGGTTTCCTTCAAATGGTTCTGTAGGAATAGGATTGATAAAAGGATCATTTGAATATTACATGAGCAGGCTTCATCATGTTTTTTTACCAGCGATTGTGCTTGGTGCATTAGCAACAGCTAGCTACACACAATTTCTTAGAAATGACATTATCGAAAACAGCAGAAAGGATTTTGTCAGAACAGCACGAGCAAAAGGGACGCATGAAAGTAAAATTTATAATGTTCATATATTACGAAATTCTATGATACCGCTAGTAACGTTTTTAGGATTTGATATCGCTGCATTAATAGGCGGTGCAGTTATTACCGAAACAATTTTCACTTACCCGGGGATTGGTCAACTAATGATTCAATCTGTTGGTACGAGAGACTATCCAGTACTGTTAACATTGTTAATGCTCTTTTCGTTTTTAACATTGCTGGGCAACCTCATAGCTGATATTTTATACGGCATTGTAGATCCAAGGATAAGGGTAAGTTAG
- a CDS encoding ABC transporter ATP-binding protein yields MTKNSAVTNEVKRDQDQETILQVNGLKTYFPVKAGFFGKTVAHVKAVDGVSFAIKKGETFGLVGESGCGKSTTGRTILRFLNPYEGNILFDNKDITELKGKSLREIRKDVQMVFQDPYASLNPMQMVGDIIAEPLRNYYKNKSKTELQTEVMDLLTKVGLPTDAYYKYAHEFSGGQRQRIGIARALALKPKLIIADEPVSALDVSVQSQVLNLLKQLQAEFDLTFLFIAHDLSVVKHMSDQIGVMYLGNLVEIANKEGMYEAPLHPYTQALISAIPEPDPRKKKRRIILEGDVPSPINPPSGCTFHPRCPFAKAECKEIKPVLKEVKPLHKVACHLY; encoded by the coding sequence ATGACCAAAAATTCAGCAGTTACGAACGAAGTAAAAAGAGATCAAGATCAGGAAACAATTTTGCAAGTGAACGGGTTAAAAACCTACTTTCCTGTTAAAGCAGGCTTCTTTGGTAAAACAGTAGCACATGTTAAAGCAGTTGACGGAGTCTCGTTTGCAATCAAAAAAGGGGAAACATTTGGGTTAGTTGGTGAATCGGGTTGCGGTAAATCGACGACAGGGAGAACGATATTACGCTTCTTAAACCCTTATGAGGGCAATATTCTTTTTGATAATAAGGATATAACTGAATTAAAGGGAAAATCATTGCGAGAGATTCGTAAGGATGTGCAAATGGTCTTTCAGGATCCATATGCTTCTCTTAACCCTATGCAGATGGTAGGTGATATAATTGCCGAGCCTTTAAGAAACTATTATAAAAATAAATCGAAGACCGAATTACAAACAGAAGTAATGGACCTGCTAACAAAGGTAGGATTACCAACGGATGCTTATTATAAGTATGCACATGAATTTTCAGGAGGACAAAGGCAAAGGATTGGTATTGCGAGAGCACTTGCGCTGAAGCCAAAGCTGATTATAGCAGATGAACCGGTTTCTGCCCTCGATGTATCTGTACAGTCACAGGTGTTAAATCTCTTAAAACAATTGCAGGCGGAGTTTGATTTAACCTTTTTATTCATCGCCCATGATTTAAGTGTCGTTAAGCATATGAGTGACCAAATTGGCGTTATGTACTTGGGGAATTTGGTTGAAATAGCAAATAAAGAGGGGATGTACGAAGCGCCACTGCATCCATATACTCAAGCCTTAATTTCAGCAATACCAGAACCGGATCCTAGAAAAAAGAAAAGGCGAATTATTTTAGAAGGCGATGTACCAAGTCCGATTAACCCACCATCAGGCTGCACGTTTCATCCAAGATGTCCTTTTGCCAAGGCAGAATGTAAAGAGATAAAGCCTGTTTTAAAGGAGGTGAAACCATTACATAAAGTAGCTTGCCATCTATATTAA
- a CDS encoding ABC transporter ATP-binding protein: MNGNTSSATSINNLLEVKNLETSFSIDGKLYNAVDNVSFQVKPRQIVGIVGESGCGKSVLSLSIMKLLPKGAGNIRSGEILFDGVHLETMEDKEINNIRGNDISMIFQEPMTSLNPVFTIGFQLMEVLLNHHKITKKQARQKSIELLKSVGISRPEKLVDEYPHQLSGGMRQRVMIAIAIACQPKLLIADEPTTALDVTVQAQILELMKEIQEENNMSVILITHDLGVVAEMCDEVIVMYAGKIVEKTDVDTLFYDPKHPYTKLLMEAIPKMDEEVELLSSISGIVPSLKNMPEAGCRFAERCPMAMPECKYITPILASLKDGHEVSCLLYDQGKPREGVDV, translated from the coding sequence ATGAACGGTAATACTTCTTCTGCGACAAGCATTAACAACTTGCTAGAGGTAAAGAACCTAGAAACTTCCTTTTCTATTGATGGGAAACTGTACAATGCAGTCGATAATGTTTCCTTCCAAGTAAAGCCGCGTCAAATTGTTGGCATTGTTGGAGAATCCGGCTGCGGGAAATCCGTGCTTAGCCTTTCCATAATGAAGCTCCTCCCAAAAGGTGCTGGGAACATTCGCTCAGGCGAAATTCTCTTTGATGGAGTTCACCTGGAAACAATGGAAGATAAAGAGATTAATAATATTAGAGGAAATGACATCTCCATGATATTTCAAGAACCAATGACCTCGTTAAACCCTGTTTTCACCATTGGCTTTCAATTGATGGAGGTTTTGCTGAACCACCACAAAATAACAAAAAAACAGGCAAGACAAAAAAGCATTGAACTATTAAAAAGCGTCGGGATATCAAGACCAGAAAAACTTGTCGATGAATATCCACATCAGCTTTCAGGCGGTATGCGTCAAAGGGTAATGATAGCAATTGCAATCGCCTGCCAGCCCAAACTCTTGATTGCTGACGAACCAACAACCGCACTTGATGTAACAGTCCAAGCCCAAATCCTTGAGCTTATGAAAGAAATCCAAGAAGAAAACAACATGTCAGTTATCCTTATTACCCATGATTTAGGGGTTGTGGCTGAAATGTGCGATGAAGTCATTGTTATGTATGCGGGCAAAATCGTCGAAAAGACAGATGTCGATACATTGTTTTATGACCCAAAGCATCCCTATACAAAGCTGCTAATGGAAGCTATTCCAAAAATGGACGAGGAAGTCGAGCTGCTTAGCTCTATCAGCGGCATCGTCCCATCCCTGAAAAATATGCCAGAAGCTGGCTGTCGATTTGCCGAGCGCTGCCCAATGGCAATGCCAGAATGCAAATACATAACACCAATCCTGGCAAGCCTCAAAGATGGACATGAAGTATCCTGCCTGCTTTATGACCAAGGCAAGCCGAGGGAAGGAGTGGATGTGTGA
- a CDS encoding beta-ketoacyl-ACP synthase III → MSTGIIGLGRALPEKILTNFDLEKMVDTNDEWIRTRTGIEERRIADDNTNTSDIAYEAAKKAIENANISPEDIDLILVATVTPDQPFPTVACMLQERLGCVKAAAMDLSAACAGFMYGMVTAKQFIDNGAYKYALVVGVEKLSKITNWEDRNTAVLFGDGGGAVVLGQVSEGRGILSFELGADGSGGKHLFQDNDDFIQMNGREVFKFAVRQMGESSENVLVKAGLSKEDVDFLIPHQANIRIMEASRQRLNLPEEKMSKTVHKYGNTSAASIPISLVEEYEAGKIKDDDVIVLVGFGGGLTWGAIALRWGK, encoded by the coding sequence TTGAGTACAGGAATTATTGGCCTTGGTCGTGCACTGCCTGAAAAAATATTGACAAATTTTGATTTAGAGAAAATGGTTGATACGAATGATGAATGGATTCGTACACGTACAGGCATTGAAGAGAGAAGAATTGCAGATGATAATACAAATACTTCTGATATAGCATATGAAGCAGCAAAAAAGGCGATAGAGAATGCAAACATCAGCCCAGAGGATATAGACTTGATTTTGGTGGCGACAGTAACACCAGATCAGCCGTTTCCAACAGTAGCATGTATGCTGCAAGAACGTCTTGGCTGCGTGAAAGCTGCAGCAATGGATCTAAGTGCTGCATGTGCCGGATTTATGTACGGCATGGTTACAGCTAAACAGTTCATTGACAATGGTGCATATAAATATGCTCTTGTTGTTGGAGTGGAAAAGCTTTCTAAGATAACTAACTGGGAAGACCGCAATACAGCAGTGCTTTTTGGAGATGGTGGAGGAGCTGTCGTTTTAGGACAAGTGTCAGAAGGGCGAGGTATCCTTTCATTTGAACTAGGCGCTGATGGTTCTGGCGGCAAGCATCTTTTCCAGGATAATGATGACTTTATCCAAATGAATGGCAGAGAGGTTTTCAAATTTGCTGTTCGTCAAATGGGTGAAAGCAGTGAGAACGTATTAGTTAAAGCTGGTCTATCAAAAGAGGATGTTGACTTCCTGATTCCGCATCAAGCGAATATTAGAATAATGGAGGCATCCAGACAGCGTTTGAATCTTCCAGAAGAAAAAATGTCGAAAACAGTCCATAAATACGGAAATACAAGTGCTGCGTCCATTCCAATCTCACTTGTGGAAGAGTATGAAGCAGGTAAAATCAAAGATGATGATGTTATCGTACTAGTAGGCTTTGGCGGCGGTTTGACATGGGGCGCAATCGCACTTCGCTGGGGTAAATAA
- a CDS encoding hydrolase: MENRNFQLDTEWNMIHYPTQQPNGFGILIIGDDRHFVDANNSFWVQNEGKKSIIDSLRNEGYTVFSSNLYGKNWGSERSIMLAKRLYEHMIRSEILNPKIHLIAEGMGALVAIKLMMEMKEKIRSVVLFNPILSLNEHLEEEKEHKFFFKKLCNEIASAYDKNAKFIPEFLKEMKEHQLEEAGTPSKIIHILHNGKSYYQSQLLKERTRKWDQEQLPIFVSYVLPEKRSAIPRQINRFFKQYEKNL; encoded by the coding sequence ATGGAGAACCGGAACTTCCAACTGGATACCGAATGGAATATGATACATTATCCAACACAGCAGCCTAACGGTTTCGGTATCTTAATCATTGGTGATGACAGACATTTTGTTGATGCTAATAATAGTTTTTGGGTTCAAAATGAAGGCAAAAAATCAATTATTGACTCGTTACGAAATGAAGGATATACGGTTTTTTCCTCTAATCTTTACGGCAAGAACTGGGGAAGTGAAAGATCTATTATGCTGGCAAAACGCCTGTATGAGCATATGATTCGCTCAGAAATACTCAATCCGAAGATTCACTTGATTGCAGAAGGAATGGGAGCATTGGTTGCAATTAAACTGATGATGGAAATGAAAGAGAAGATTCGTTCTGTTGTGTTATTTAATCCAATCCTATCCTTAAACGAGCATCTTGAGGAAGAAAAGGAACATAAATTTTTCTTTAAAAAGCTTTGCAATGAAATAGCATCCGCCTACGACAAAAACGCTAAGTTCATACCGGAATTCTTAAAGGAAATGAAAGAGCATCAGCTCGAGGAAGCGGGAACTCCATCCAAAATCATCCATATTCTCCATAATGGCAAGTCTTATTATCAATCCCAGCTTTTAAAGGAAAGAACTAGAAAATGGGATCAAGAACAACTGCCAATCTTCGTATCTTATGTTCTCCCAGAGAAAAGGAGCGCTATCCCAAGACAAATCAACCGCTTTTTCAAACAATACGAAAAAAACCTCTAA